One window of the Populus nigra chromosome 4, ddPopNigr1.1, whole genome shotgun sequence genome contains the following:
- the LOC133690911 gene encoding probable alpha-amylase 2 translates to MVYNSNGNDQQTDNGAVLRSGREILLQAFNWESHKHDWWRKLEKKVADIAKSGFTTAWLPPPTNSFAPEGYLPQNLYNLNSSYGSEQLLKALLEKMKQYNVRAMADIVINHRVGTTQGHGGMYNRYDGVPLSWDERAVTSCTGGLGNRSTGDNFNGVPNIDHTQHFVRKDITAWLQWLRKNVGFQDFRFDFARGYSPKYVKEYIEGAKPIFSVGEYWDSCNYNGHFLEYNQDSHRQRIVNWIDLTGQLSAAFDFTTKGILQEAVKGQFWRLRDPQGKPPGVLGWWPSRAVTFIDNHDTGSTQAHWPFPSDHIMEGYAYLLTHPGMPTVFYDHFYDWGNSIHEQIVKLIDIRKHQDIHSRSSIRIFEAQPNLYSAIIGEKVCMKIGDGSWCPAGKEWTLATCGHRYAVWQK, encoded by the exons ATGGTTTACAACAGTAAT GGAAACGACCAGCAGACTGATAATG GAGCTGTGCTGCGGAGCGGAAGAGAAATCCTTCTTCAG GCTTTTAACTGGGAGTCACATAAGCATGACTGGTGGAGAAAATTGGAGAAGAAAGTTGCTGATATTGCGAAATCTGGGTTTACCACAGCATGGTTGCCGCCGCCTACTAACTCCTTCGCACCCGAAG GTTATCTTCCACAGAACCTTTATAACCTCAACTCTTCATATGGTTCCGAGCAACTCTTAAAGGCTTTACTTGAAAAGATGAAGCAGTACAATGTTAGAGCAATGGCTGACATTGTTATCAATCACCGGGTTGGAACAACGCAAGGGCACGGAGGAATGTACAATCGTTATGATGGAGTTCCATTATCGTGGGATGAACGTGCTGTTACATCTTGTACTGGTGGATTG GGTAATCGAAGCACTGGTGACAACTTCAATGGGGTTCCAAATATTGACCATACTCAACATTTTGTTCGAAAAGACATAACTGCATGGCTGCAGTGGTTACGTAAGAATGTTGGCTTTCAGGATTTCCGTTTTGATTTTGCAAGAGG TTATTCTCCAAAATATGTGAAAGAATACATTGAAGGAGCGAAGCCCATATTTTCAGTTGGAGAGTACTGGGATTCTTGCAATTACAATGGCCATTTTTTGGAATACAACCAAG ACAGCCATAGGCAGCGGATAGTCAATTGGATTGATTTAACAGGCCAGCTCTCAGCTGCATTTGACTTCACAACAAAGGGAATTCTTCAG GAAGCTGTAAAGGGGCAATTCTGGCGTCTGCGTGACCCGCAAGGAAAGCCACCAGGTGTATTGGGATGGTGGCCCTCGAGGGCTGTCACATTCATTGATAATCATGACACAGGCTCAACACAG GCTCATTGGCCTTTCCCTTCGGATCATATTATGGAG GGTTATGCTTACTTACTTACACATCCAGGGATGCCGACAGTTTTCTACGATCACTTCTACGACTGGGGTAATTCTATTCATGAGCAGATTGTGAAATTG ATTGACATTCGGAAGCATCAAGATATCCACAGCCGATCATCTATCAGGATTTTTGAGGCCCAGCCAAACCTTTATTCTGCAATTATTGGTGAGAAGGTGTGCATGAAGATTGGGGATGGTTCCTGGTGCCCAGCGGGCAAGGAGTGGACGCTTGCAACCTGTGGCCACCGATATGCCGTGTGGCAAAAATAA
- the LOC133690874 gene encoding uncharacterized protein LOC133690874, with product METPASKTTASPPPQQEPDLKKPKMSTTTSDDEDAATMTPGGDTTTKKQRYKRRKIAIFFAYCGVGYQGMQKNPGAKTIEGDLEEALFHAGAVPEQDRGIPKRYDWARSARTDKGVSAVGQVVSGRFYIDPPGLVERLHSNLSPQFRIFGYKRVTGSFNAKKFCDRRRYVYLIPVFALDPCSHRDRESVLASLGSGSELIKCLECSERGRKVAGAVGKRSFELTDISSNDKDASVKSEIKEEVGVLLDNGLEDIRNSETVNETKIFQNDGSGSKPVMPESVISSNSEDANVNPESKDEIIVSVENGDDEKTKSKEEMEKRSSFCYGEKEKERFNRILGYYVGSHNFHNFTTRTKAEDPSARRYIVSFEAKTTVNVEGIEFVKCEVVGQSFMLHQIRKMIGVAVAIMRNCAPESLIQTALQKDVNINVPTAPEVGLYLDECFFTSYNQKWKDSHEEISMKDYEEEAEDFKMKHIYSHIATTEHKEGSVALWLHSLNHRNYPDLRVSNTVDNNNSEDNNNGKESTGFENTAPCTSL from the exons atggaAACCCCAGCTTCAAAAACCACAGCATCACCGCCACCACAGCAAGAACCAGACCTCAAAAAGCCCAAAATGTCCACTACAACCTCTGACGACGAAGACGCCGCCACCATGACCCCTGGTGGCGACACAACCACAAAAAAGCAAAGATACAAGCGCCGCAAAATCGCAATATTCTTCGCGTACTGTGGCGTTGGTTATCAAGGTATGCAGAAAAATCCAGGTGCCAAAACCATCGAAGGGGACCTTGAAGAAGCCCTCTTTCACGCCGGTGCTGTTCCTGAACAGGACCGCGGCATCCCCAAGCGTTATGATTGGGCCCGCTCAGCTCGCACTGATAAGGGCGTGAGCGCTGTGGGTCAGGTAGTCTCGGGCCGGTTCTACATCGACCCGCCTGGACTTGTGGAACGCTTACATTCGAATCTTTCTCCTCAGTTTAGGATTTTTGGCTACAAGAGAGTGACGGGATCGTTTAATGCTAAGAAGTTCTGTGATCGGAGGAGGTATGTGTATTTAATTCCTGTTTTTGCTCTTGATCCGTGTTCCCATCGTGACAGGGAGAGTGTTTTAGCTAGTTTAGGGTCTGGTAGTGAGCTTATTAAGTGTTTGGAGTGTTCAGAGAGAGGGCGTAAGGTTGCTGGCGCTGTGGGCAAGCGCAGCTTTGAATTAACAGACATTTCTTCGAACGATAAAGATGCTTCTGTTAAATCTGAAATTAAAGAGGAGGTTGGTGTGCTTTTGGATAATGGGCTTGAGGATATTAGGAATTCTGAAACTGTAAATGAAACTAAGATCTTTCAAAATGACGGTAGCGGATCAAAACCTGTAATGCCTGAATCAGTCATTTCATCAAACAGTGAAGATGCTAATGTCAATCCTGAAAGCAAAGACGAAATAATAGTTTCCGTGGAGAATGGTGATGATGAGAAGACAAAATCCAAAGAGGAAATGGAGAAGAGAAGTAGTTTTTGTTACggagagaaggagaaggagaggtTCAATCGAATACTGGGTTATTACGTGGGGAGTCATAACTTTCATAATTTTACAACCAGAACTAAGGCTGAAGACCCCTCTGCTCGACGCTATATTGTTTCGTTTGAAGCTAAGACCACAGTTAATGTTGAAGGCATCGAGTTTGTGAAGTGTGAGGTTGTAGGTCAGAGTTTCATGCTTCATCAGATACGGAAGATGATAGGGGTTGCTGTGGCAATTATGAGGAACTGTGCACCTGAGTCGTTGATACAAACTGCTCTACAAAA GGATGTTAACATCAATGTGCCTACAGCTCCTGAAGTTGGGTTATACTTGGATGAGTGCTTTTTCACATCCTATAACCAGAAATGGAAAGACAGCCACGAAGAAATTTCTATGAAAGATTATGAAGAAGAGGCAGAGGACTTCAAGATGAAGCACATATACTCACACATTGCAACGACAGAACACAAGGAAGGATCAGTGGCTCTGTGGTTACATTCTCTCAACCACCGAAACTATCCTGATCTGCGTGTTAGCAACACTGTAGATAACAACAACAGTGAAGATAATAACAATGGCAAGGAAAGCACTGGATTTGAAAACACGGCTCCGTGTACATCTCTGTGA
- the LOC133691087 gene encoding F-box protein SKIP23-like yields MAVDWTQLPPELIEIISKKITIYSDYLHFQAVCHAWKSSIPKTPNHLPPQLPWLLLPQSQSNQSSYRAFFNLSTYKFHSLNLPEASHRKKHCGSSHGWLIILDDSPSILVINPLTRRKIHLPAISSFPNVVSFDYANVGREYLLVNPQGERYTASLRQMRDGFIKKVVMSSSPLEKKGDFFVAMAILCSTGDLAYCKNGDECWNIVENSRSFSEDVIYFNGLFYAVNKAGQIVVCDVNGNSPRVSFIETPRQIGGDMQYLVSSGDGLLLVTRYLDLDVEFDIFIYKTVRFEVFKLDLNGPRWERVTSLGDMMLFIGENSSLALSASGLSGCMGDCIYYTDDYSANNYDGHIGEHDLGIFKLSDGSIEPLPCYPRNSYSRLQWPPPLWISPNPC; encoded by the coding sequence ATGGCCGTAGACTGGACTCAACTCCCACCTGAATTAATCGAAATAATCTcgaaaaaaatcacaatctaCTCCGATTATCTCCATTTCCAAGCAGTCTGCCACGCATGGAAATCTTCGATCCCCAAGACACCCAACCACCTTCCTCCACAACTCCCATGGCTCCTGCTTCCTCAATCCCAATCAAACCAATCTTCTTACCGTGCTTTCTTCAATCTCTCCACCTACAAATTCCACTCCCTTAACCTCCCAGAAGCCTCTCATCGTAAAAAACACTGTGGTTCTTCTCATGGCTGGCTCATAATCCTAGACGATTCTCCTTCAATTCTTGTCATAAATCCCTTAACACGAAGGAAAATTCATTTGCCTGCGATATCTAGTTTTCCTAATGTTGTTAGCTTCGATTACGCCAATGTGGGGCGAGAGTATTTGCTTGTTAATCCGCAGGGAGAGCGTTATACAGCTAGCTTGAGGCAAATGAGAGACGGGTTTATAAAGAAAGTTGTTATGTCTTCAAGCCCTTTGGAAAAGAAGGGAGATTTCTTCGTGGCGATGGCGATTCTTTGTTCAACAGGTGATTTGGCTTACTGTAAAAATGGAGATGAATGTTGGAATATAGTAGAGAATTCGCGTTCTTTTAGTGaagatgttatttattttaatggattATTTTATGCTGTCAATAAGGCTGGCCAAATTGTTGTATGTGATGTTAATGGCAATTCACCTAGGGTTTCGTTTATCGAAACCCCACGGCAAATTGGTGGTGATATGCAGTATTTGGTTAGTTCGGGAGATGGGTTGTTATTAGTTACAAGGTATTTGGATCTTGATGTtgagtttgatatttttatctataaaacaGTGAGGTTTGAAGTTTTTAAGCTAGACTTGAATGGACCAAGGTGGGAGAGGGTGACAAGTTTGGGTGATATGATGTTGTTCATTGGAGAGAATTCTTCGCTGGCGTTATCTGCTTCAGGTTTGTCAGGATGTATGGGGGACTGTATATATTACACTGATGATTACTCTGCAAATAATTATGATGGTCATATTGGAGAACATGATTTGGGCATTTTCAAATTATCGGATGGAAGCATTGAACCATTGCCTTGTTATCCGCGGAATTCTTATTCGCGgttgcaatggcctccaccacTTTGGATTTCGCCCAATCCATGCTAA
- the LOC133691102 gene encoding uncharacterized protein LOC133691102 translates to MASPLTLTHSEQENLLEKLGAFKIQGRDKHGRKVLLIIGKLFPARAVSSDVLKKYLEEKIYPKLEEKAFSVVYVHTDVQRSENFPGISTLRSIYDDIPMNVKIHLESVYFLHPGLQARLFLATFGRFLFSGGLYSKLKYVTRMEFLWDHVRRNEIGIPEFAYDHDEELEYRPMMDYGLESDHPRVYGGPSMDNNPLSLYSMRCIA, encoded by the exons ATGGCTTCGCCTTTAACTCTCACGCATTCTGAGCAAGAAAATCTCCTAGAAAAACTTGGTGCTTTCAAGATTCAAGGCCGTGATAAACATGGCCGTAAGGTTCTTCTCATCATTGGCAAACTCTTCCCTG CTCGAGCGGTGAGCAGTGACGTGTTGAAGAAATACCTGGAGGAGAAAATATATCCAAAATTAGAAGAGAAGGCATTTTCTGTGGTGTATGTACACACAGATGTTCAAAGGAGTGAGAATTTCCCTGGGATTTCAACCCTTCGATCTATTTATGATGATATTCCAATGAACGTCAAGATTCATCTTGAATCTGTTTACTTTTTGCATCCGGGACTCCAAGCCAGACTCTTCCTTGCCACCTTTGGTCGTTTTCTCTTCAGTGGAGG GTTATACTCGAAGCTGAAATACGTGACGAGGATGGAGTTTTTGTGGGACCATGTGAGGAGGAATGAGATTGGGATACCGGAATTCGCTTATGATCACGACGAAGAGCTGGAGTACCGTCCGATGATGGATTATGGATTGGAGAGTGATCACCCTAGAGTCTACGGTGGGCCATCAATGGATAATAATCCACTTTCATTGTATTCAATGCGATGCATTGCGTAG
- the LOC133691653 gene encoding pentatricopeptide repeat-containing protein At5g40410, mitochondrial, translating into MIMLIPYMQRASKLLILHKFISSIRLHNSFASQLSPTFHAFSNVDSLVSALITAISTCSSISYCRALHCRVIKSVNCNHGFIGDQLVSSYVELGCTKDALELFDELPDKDLVSWNSLISGFSRRADLGICLGLLFRMRFEMGLKPNEVTVIPVVSACAGVGELDVGKCIHGIAVKSGMLLEVKVVNSLINLYGKCGCLEAACYLFEGMSVQSLVSWNSMVAVHVHMGLAEKGIGYFIMMRRAGINSDQATVVSLLLACENLGVRKLAEAVHGYILNGGLDGNLAIATALLDLYAKLGTLSDSCKVFGEMINPDAVAWTAMLSSYAMHGRGREAIEHFELMVREGVVPDHITFTHLLSACSHSGLVEEGKNYFKIMYEVYGVELRVEHYSCMVDLLGRSGHLNDAYKLIKSMPMEPNSGVWGALIGACRVRGNIELGKEVAERLFSLDPSDSRNYITLSNMYSAAGQWRDASKVRALMKERVLIRNPGCSYIEHGNKIHCFVMGDQSHPDTEQIYNKLEELVRKNREVGFASKTEYVLHDVDEEVKEDLINKHSEKLAIAFGLLVTNAGMPLIITKNIRICGDCHGFAKLISLIEKRTIIIRDTKRFHHFTNGLCSCGDYW; encoded by the coding sequence ATGATAATGCTAATTCCTTACATGCAAAGAGCTTCAAAACTCTTGattctacacaaatttataagCTCAATAAGGCTTCACAATTCTTTTGCTTCACAATTGTCTCCCACGTTTCACGCCTTTTCAAATGTAGACTCCCTTGTTTCAGCTCTAATCACTGCTATAAGCACTTGCAGTTCCATCTCTTATTGCAGGGCACTTCACTGTCGAGTAATCAAGTCTGTGAATTGTAATCATGGGTTCATTGGCGATCAACTGGTGTCTAGTTATGTTGAATTGGGATGTACTAAAGATGCACTTGAGTTGTTCGATGAATTGCCTGACAAGGACTTGGTCTCCTGGAATTCCTTGATTTCTGGGTTTTCTAGACGGGCGgatttgggaatttgcttggGTTTGCTTTTCAGGATGAGATTTGAAATGGGTTTGAAACCTAATGAAGTTACGGTTATACCTGTAGTTTCAGCTTGTGCTGGTGTTGGAGAACTTGATGTGGGCAAGTGCATTCACGGGATTGCAGTGAAATCGGGCATGCTTTTAGAGGTTAAAGTTGTTAATTCTCTTATTAACTTGTATGGAAAGTGTGGATGTTTGGAGGCGGCTTGTTACTTGTTCGAAGGAATGTCAGTGCAAAGTTTAGTGTCATGGAATTCAATGGTTGCAGTTCATGTTCACATGGGATTGGCTGAGAAAGGGattggttattttattatgatgaGGAGAGCTGGAATTAACTCTGATCAAGCCACTGTAGTGAGCTTGCTTCTAGCGTGTGAAAATTTAGGTGTGAGGAAACTGGCAGAGGCTGTTCATGGTTATATCTTGAACGGTGGTCTTGATGGGaatttagcaattgcaactgcATTGTTGGATTTGTATGCTAAATTAGGTACTTTGAGTGATTCATGCAAGGTCTTCGGAGAGATGATTAATCCGGATGCAGTGGCTTGGACTGCCATGCTATCGAGTTATGCTATGCATGGGCGTGGGCGAGAAGCCATTGAACATTTTGAGCTAATGGTTAGAGAAGGTGTGGTGCCTGATCATATTACGTTCACTCACTTGCTGAGTGCTTGTAGCCATTCAGGACTAGTGGAGGAGggtaaaaattactttaagaTTATGTATGAAGTTTATGGAGTTGAGCTAAGAGTGGAACATTATTCATGCATGGTTGATCTTTTAGGTCGCTCTGGACATCTGAATGATGCTTATAAGCTAATCAAAAGCATGCCAATGGAGCCAAATTCTGGTGTGTGGGGAGCTCTTATTGGTGCATGCAGGGTTCGTGGTAATATTGAACTTGGGAAGGAAGTTGCCGAGCGATTGTTTTCTTTAGACCCATCAGACTCTAGAAATTATATCACGTTGTCAAATATGTATTCTGCAGCTGGTCAATGGAGGGATGCTTCAAAGGTGAGGGCTTTAATGAAGGAAAGGGTCCTGATCAGGAATCCTGGATGCAGTTATATTGAGCACGGGAACAAAATACACTGCTTTGTAATGGGTGATCAATCTCACCCTGACACAGAACAAATATATAACAAGTTGGAAGAACTCGTTAGAAAGAATCGGGAAGTTGGATTTGCGTCAAAAACAGAATATGTTCTACATGATGTGGATGAGGAAGTGAAAGAAGATTTGATCAATAAGCACAGTGAGAAGTTAGCCATTGCCTTTGGACTTTTGGTGACTAATGCTGGTATGCCATTAATTATTACAAAGAACATTAGGATATGTGGTGATTGCCATGGCTTTGCAAAGCTCATATCATTGATTGAGAAGCGTACAATCATTATTAGAGATACAAAGCGATTTCACCATTTCACAAATGGATTATGCTCTTGTGGAGATTACTGGTAA